The following proteins are co-located in the Deltaproteobacteria bacterium genome:
- the polA gene encoding DNA polymerase I, with protein MPDKKAKAPTVYLVDGSSYMYRSFFAVRGLQNRNGLPTNAVFGFVNMILKILKTKSPTHMLVAFDTKAPTFRHERYPEYKAKRDVIPEDLVTQIPYIKKFIRLSGISQLELVGFEADDIIGTLSRIATESGGEAVLVSSDKDFFQLLSDRVVMWDTMKDTVLRPEDIKERFGLEPSRVLEVMGLMGDTSDNISGVPGIGEKTAVKLIEEYGSLEDLLKNKESVKQKKIRENLLRCGDQALEAMELMKIRTDVPLDLSIDNLEIDPRNSEALKALYLELDFHSFLEESGSDKSPNHVYRPVTRLEDLKALVERLSSLPVLSVDTETTSQEPMRANLVGISLCGSPREAYYVPLAHSRLAAPEQVGLRDGIECLRPLLEGAKPLKIGHNIKYDAIVLERHGIVLKGIVFDTMVASYLLDPDRHAHSLDKVAWEFLGERVTTYKEVVGSGKNEATFDMVPLETACEYSAEDADVAFRLYALLESELREKSLDTLLKNVEVPLISVLASMEMWGVKIDRPLLRDMSNELSGQLQEIEDRVYELAGSRFNLNSPKQLGVVLFEEMGLNPVKKTQKKTGYSTDMEVLTILAQTQPIAEQILNYRILSKLKSTYVDALPGLVHPETGRLHTSYNQTVTATGRLSSSNPNLQNIPIRGELGNRIRRAFIPEKGCKLLSADYSQIELRVLAHYSKDPVLTEAFKKGRDIHTETACGMFGVDPEGVTPEMRRRAKVVNFGIIYGMQAFGLARELGISRGEAQRFIDAYFQRFAGVKSFLVENLERARKQGYVTTLLDRRRYLPQLTSQNNALRSNAERVATNAPFQGSAADIIKVAMIRMWRILREQKRNTKMILQIHDELVFEVPEDELDALEPIIRTEMETAVDLNVPLIVDVSIGDTWSKRD; from the coding sequence ATGCCGGATAAGAAAGCCAAAGCACCGACCGTGTACCTTGTGGACGGAAGCTCGTATATGTACCGTTCTTTTTTTGCCGTTCGGGGATTGCAGAATCGCAATGGTCTCCCAACGAATGCCGTTTTTGGCTTTGTCAACATGATCCTGAAAATACTAAAGACCAAATCGCCTACGCATATGCTGGTGGCTTTTGACACAAAAGCTCCGACCTTCAGACACGAGCGCTATCCGGAATACAAGGCCAAGCGGGACGTGATTCCTGAAGATCTTGTGACACAGATCCCGTATATAAAAAAATTTATCCGTCTTTCCGGAATTTCACAACTGGAGTTGGTCGGATTCGAAGCGGATGACATCATCGGAACCCTATCACGGATAGCAACCGAATCAGGGGGCGAGGCGGTGCTCGTATCGTCGGATAAAGACTTTTTTCAGCTGCTCTCGGATCGCGTGGTCATGTGGGATACGATGAAAGACACGGTCCTGCGGCCCGAGGACATTAAAGAGCGATTCGGCCTGGAACCGTCCCGTGTTCTGGAAGTGATGGGCCTCATGGGTGACACTTCGGATAACATTTCAGGGGTTCCCGGAATCGGTGAAAAAACAGCGGTAAAATTGATCGAGGAGTACGGGAGCCTGGAAGATCTGCTCAAGAACAAAGAATCCGTCAAACAAAAAAAGATACGGGAGAACCTGCTCCGCTGCGGAGATCAAGCCCTTGAAGCGATGGAACTCATGAAGATCCGTACGGATGTCCCTTTGGATTTGTCCATCGACAACCTCGAGATCGACCCGAGAAATAGCGAAGCGCTCAAGGCGCTTTACCTCGAGTTGGATTTCCATTCATTTCTCGAGGAATCCGGGTCCGACAAGAGTCCGAATCATGTCTACAGGCCTGTAACTCGCCTGGAGGATCTGAAGGCTCTGGTGGAACGCCTGAGCAGCCTTCCCGTCCTTTCGGTGGACACGGAAACCACGTCCCAGGAGCCTATGCGCGCAAACCTGGTGGGAATTTCTCTGTGCGGCTCGCCTCGAGAAGCCTACTATGTGCCCTTGGCGCATTCGCGCTTGGCGGCGCCGGAGCAGGTGGGACTGAGGGACGGCATCGAATGCCTGCGCCCGCTTCTCGAGGGCGCGAAGCCGCTCAAAATCGGTCACAACATCAAGTACGACGCCATCGTACTCGAGCGGCATGGTATCGTGTTGAAGGGTATTGTCTTCGATACAATGGTGGCCTCCTACCTTCTGGATCCCGACCGTCACGCGCACAGCCTGGACAAAGTGGCCTGGGAATTTCTCGGCGAGCGCGTCACTACCTATAAGGAGGTGGTGGGCTCGGGAAAGAACGAAGCGACGTTTGACATGGTTCCATTGGAGACGGCCTGCGAATACTCCGCCGAGGACGCCGATGTTGCTTTTCGCCTCTATGCCCTATTGGAGAGCGAACTCCGGGAGAAATCGCTGGACACGCTTCTCAAGAACGTAGAAGTCCCGCTTATTTCCGTTCTGGCTTCCATGGAAATGTGGGGGGTCAAGATCGACCGCCCCCTGCTGCGGGACATGTCCAACGAGCTTTCCGGACAACTGCAGGAAATCGAGGACCGAGTCTACGAATTAGCCGGCAGCAGATTCAACTTAAACTCCCCGAAACAACTGGGAGTGGTGCTGTTCGAGGAAATGGGGCTCAACCCGGTCAAAAAGACTCAAAAGAAAACCGGCTATTCCACGGACATGGAAGTGTTGACCATCCTTGCGCAGACCCAGCCCATAGCCGAGCAGATCCTAAACTATCGCATCCTGAGCAAGCTGAAATCGACCTATGTAGATGCGTTGCCGGGGCTGGTCCACCCCGAAACGGGAAGGTTGCACACGTCGTACAATCAAACGGTGACAGCCACGGGACGGTTGAGCAGCAGCAACCCGAACCTTCAGAATATTCCGATTCGGGGGGAATTGGGCAACCGTATCCGTCGTGCGTTCATTCCGGAAAAAGGCTGCAAGCTGCTGTCGGCGGACTACAGCCAGATCGAGCTGCGGGTCCTGGCTCATTATTCGAAGGATCCGGTGCTGACCGAGGCGTTCAAAAAGGGGCGGGATATTCACACGGAAACGGCTTGCGGGATGTTTGGAGTGGACCCCGAGGGCGTCACGCCCGAAATGCGCAGAAGGGCCAAGGTGGTTAATTTCGGCATTATTTACGGGATGCAGGCCTTTGGTCTGGCGCGTGAACTCGGTATTTCCAGAGGAGAGGCTCAAAGGTTCATCGACGCCTACTTTCAGCGATTCGCCGGGGTCAAGTCGTTTCTGGTGGAGAATTTGGAGCGCGCCCGGAAACAGGGATACGTGACCACGCTTCTGGATCGACGCCGCTATCTACCCCAACTGACCAGCCAGAACAACGCCCTCAGATCGAATGCGGAACGTGTTGCCACGAACGCGCCGTTTCAGGGTTCCGCCGCCGATATCATAAAAGTGGCTATGATACGGATGTGGAGGATTCTCCGGGAACAGAAACGGAACACCAAAATGATTCTGCAGATCCACGACGAACTCGTGTTCGAAGTGCCGGAAGATGAACTCGATGCTCTGGAACCGATCATTCGTACGGAGATGGAAACCGCCGTTGATCTGAACGTTCCCCTGATTGTGGATGTGAGTATCGGAGACACCTGGTCCAAGCGAGACTAG